The DNA segment GTGCCGCTGCACCCTGAAGCCTTCGAGATTGAGGAAGGCATTCGCCAATGGGACGGCGGCGAGCAGGAGATAGGCGGAGGCCAGCGCCGGCGTGCCCATCGCCAGCGCAAAGGGATAGGCCGCGCCGGCGAGCAGCAGGGCTGCGGCGATGCTGACGACGAGCTGTGCGCCATGAAGGGAGGCCACGAAGCGAAGATCGTCTGCACGCGCATCCTGCACGACGAGCCTGTTGATCCCGACGTTCTGAAACGTCTCCACCATGGTCATGAGAATGGAAAAGGTGGCGGCGAGACCGAACTGATCGACGGGCAACAGGCGCGCCAGGATGATGTTGCGGAGGAGAATGGCCGCAACATCGACTAGGTTTGCAGCCAGCACCAATCCACCTGAACGGAGCATCACCAGTCGTCGCCCGTCATCGCCGGTGCATCCGCTCAAAAGCCGAGCCGACGCAGCCGCGCATGGCGATCCTGCGAAGGCTGCGGCTCGGAATTCATCGGCGTGGGACCGATCGGCTCACCATCGTCCGTGCGCGTCATCCAGGACACCGTGCCGAGCGCAAACATCAGCCAAATGTAGCTGTTGTTCCAGAGATGCACGCTGACGGCGGCGATCATCGTGGCGACCAGCGAAAAGATCACCCCACGGCGCATGTCCCGGCCCTCAACATCAGTTTCCGGATGATGAGCGATGCGCCAGATCGACACAACAAACGCCGCGGCCAGGAGGATCAAGCCGGGGAGTCCGTAACGATAAGCGATCACCAGCCAGAAATTGTCCATGCTGGCGTGCATGAACGCGGGCCGCTCCCAATCGTCGGTCCCATGGCCGAGGAGCGGCGAGTCCATGACCGCGGCCGAGCCGAACTGCCAGATCAGGATCCGATTGTAGGAGCTTTGCGCGCTGAACGTCGCATAGTCGACAAACAGGTGAAACGGCGTGCGGTCGGACAGAAGATCAGCGGCGATATAGAGCGCGATCACCAGCGAGATCAGGATCGTCCAGCGCTTCTGCACAGTCCGCAGGATCGCGTTCCACAGCATGAGGCCGAACTGGATGTTCATGCTGAGCAGTGCACCGGTGGACAGCGACGTCATCGCTGCAAGGATAACCGCGGGAGTGCCGAACCAGCGCATCAGCCGACCTTGCCGACCGGGAAACATGAAGACGGCCGCCGAGACCAGCGTGGCAGCGAACATGCCGAGCAGGATCGGGTGTTCAAACACCCCCTGAGCGCGGTGAAATCCCCAGCGTGGATCCATATGGGTGGGCAGAAGCGTGCTGCTGAACAGGGCGGCGAGATCGAGCAGCGGCTTCGACCCGGTGACCGACTCCCACAGAAGGACGGGTAGCAACACGGCGACCCCGATCATGGCAGAAGCGAACACCAGGCGGGTGGCTCCTGCATTTCGGACGAGCACACGGCCGGTGAAATACGCCCCCGCAGTTTGCAGTAGAACGACGCCGGCGGGCTCCAGTGCGTTGCCGATGTCCAGCAGGAGGAGGCGCGTGAGGAAGGCCCAGCTGGCAAAGCCGAGGACGAGCAGATCGGTCGCTGTGCGCGGGCCCGCCCGGCCACTCAGCCACGAAGTAAGCAGGGGAAGGAAGCCGATCGCCAGGTAGAGGAGGGCCGGTGGCAGTGCGATGGGACCGAGGAAGAAGACCGATGGCACGAACAGCACACAGATGAAGAGCAGGATGGCTGCGCGGGTGCTCGGCGCGACAACCTGCGCCGGAACTCCCGGCGGCTCAGCCTTTATCGAAGCGGCGGCGGCGGCAGGTGCGGAGAGACGTACCAAACGCCCGTGACGAACCGCCACGACGGGGCGGGCCGGCGCTGCCCCTCTTAAAGGCCGGCCGTCAGACGGCTGAGGCTTCATCGAAACGCCTCTATGCGCGATCCTGTCCAGCGATCAGGCAAGGGCTTGAAACCAGCGCTTGACGACCACCTTCGGATTTAAGCGGTCCACGTCGATCTGACGCTTGGCAGGGATGCCGCCGATCAGGCTTGCGGCGACGGAGAAGGTGGAATGCCGCGAGTGGATCAGCCAATCGCACTCGGCGAGCGCAAACATGTCGATTACGGCATTCTCCGCTTCCCGTAGCGGATCGCCCATCTGCGTGCCGGAATAATGAAGCGCGGCGCCATCCTCGGCCAATTGTTTGTCGATGGTGAACACACGCTTGAAGCGGCTGGCGATGTAAGCCTGCGCCTCGGCGCTGTCCGTCGCCAGGAAGATATCGCTGGCCGGTGAGCGTTCACGCAGCTTGGCGAGGGCGCGCTCGATCTTCGCCAGCGGCACCTTGCGATCGGTGAAGCGAATATGCACCCCGATGATGGGCCGGTGCCGTCCGGCGAAGAGGCGGCTGACGGTTTGCCGCACGCGATCGTTCGGCGTAAAATACCGGTGCAGCATGTCCTGCGTGATCGCATCCAGGCTTCGCCCGTCGAACCGCCGATCCGCGTGCAGCCGCCCGCGCAGACGCGCCAGCTTTGGCAGATAGGACCAGAAGACGCCCACGCGGGCGAGCGGATCGGGACCTGCTAAAGGAATGGACAGGCGCCGATAGATGAAGGGGCTGGAGTGCCTGTCGGGGAAGTGCCGGGCGATGATGCTGACCGGCTGCTCGGCGAGGCGCCCCGACCAGAGCGCGGGGGCAACACAGGTGCTGCCATCGTAGCAGGCGGGATCGATCCTGACCGGATCGCGGAACAGGAGAGGGTAAAGATTCGTGCCTTCGGGCAGGTACAAGCCGTCCCGCCAATCGATGACGGGGGTGCGGCCACCGAGCTGCGCCAGGATCACGCCAGTGACGCCAGCGAGCATACGGTTGCCGAGCCCGCCCTTCGCCTTGATCAGCAGCGGGCGAACGCCGTGCGGCAGCGGCGCCTGATCCCCGGCCGGCGCGGTGTCGTTCGCGGGGGATGGCCGCAGCGACTGGCGAGCGTCAGAGACTGTCGACATAGCGGCGGAGACTTTCGCTGTAACGATGGAGGGGGCGGCCGGCGGCCCAGGCCCGCACGGCGGCCGCGCCGGCGTCCGCCCGGGCAGGCACGACCTGGTTGTTCCTCACGCGTTCGACACGCTTGTTGCCGATGAGGTAAATCGGGGCCTTGTTGCCGCGAAGCGCGGCATGGCCGTTTACCCGAATCCAGCTCTTCTGATCGGGGTAGGCAGCGACGGTGTTGGCCGTCAGCGTTAGCGACTCCGTTTCGGAGAGAACGGCGATGCCATTGAACATGCCGCCCACCACGATGTTCTCTTCCAGCGCGATGTTCCGGTATGGCAGGCTGCCGGTTTCATCGCGCAGGAAGATGCCCTGCATCGCCTTGCCCCGCCCGCGATGAATGACGTTGCCGATGATCCTGATGTCGTGCGCGCCGGTTTTCTGGCGACTGGTCCAGAACTGGATCCCGTCCGGATGATCCTTGGCCGCCGGAGTGAAACCGGTGACGTGGTTATAGGCGATCAGGACGTTCGAGTTCCCGCCGCCACGAATCGCATCCATGCGGAGATCGTGGAAATAGCTCGACACCACCGACACGCCGGAGGTGTCGAGAAGGGACACGGCGATCACGGCATTGGTGAATTCCGCGTGCGAGATCGTCGCACCGACGCAGTCGCGCAATTGCAGGATCTTGTCCTCGGCAAGTCCGACCGGCCCGGCCCGGCCGCTGGCAAGAACATGCGTGATCGTGAGGTTGCGCACGTCGCGAAACAGGAAGTCCTCCTGCGCCGCCGTGCCTGATCCACGCAGCACGAGGTTGCGGAAGGTAAGGTTCGCGCTGCCGCGCAGGTTCACGCCCGTTAGCACCGCGCGACGCGCCGGATCCTGGGAGGTGATGACCAGTTCGCTCGCGGGCTTGATCTCCCGCAGGGCGAAGGGCGCGTAATTGCCGGGCGCGAGCAGGATGCGCTGCCCGCCGCGCGCCTGACGCAGAACCATCACGAGCTGCGCCGTGTTTTGCACGACCACCTCCCGCAGCGGTGCGGGAGCGGGCATCGCTGATCCTGAGGCCAGCGCACCGAGACCCATGGCAATCGCGGCCGAAACGGATCGAACTGAGGTGATCGGCATGGTCCCTCGCCGCGTGATGCTGCACCAGCAGGGATACCGCCTGTTGCACCGGCGATGGGAGGGGTTGCCGCAGGAATGGACCAACATGATCCGGGCGGGCGGAACATCGGGGGATGGAGATGATCGGAGCGCTGCAATCGACGATGCTGGAGAAGCTTTATGCCGGGCGGCGTTCGCACGGCTGGTTTCTGCGGCTGATGCGGCGGTGGGACGGCGGGGAGATGCGCTCACCCATGCTGCGGCAGCTGATGCGCACGCGCGAGGGCGTGACGGTGGGGGATTATTCCTATGGCGCGATCCTGCAGCGCGGGGTGCTGCCGCGCGGTACAATGGTGGGGCGGTGGTGCTCGGTCGGGCAGGACCTGATCGTCCGGCGGCGGGATCACCCGATCGAGCGGGTGACGCAGCACCCCTTCTTCTACAATGCGAAGCTGAATCTCGTGCCGTGCGACACCATCCCGCGCGATGAGGAAAATCCGCTGGTGATCGGCAATGACGTCTGGATCGGCGACCGGGTCACGATCCTGAGCGGATGCCGACACATCGGCGATGGCGCGGTGCTGGCCGCCGGGGCGGTGATCACGCGCGACGTGCCGCCGTTCGCCATCATGGGCGGCGTGCCGGCGCGGCTGCTTCGGCCACGCTTCCCGGAGCCGGTCGCTCGACTGGTGGCGCAGTCGCGGTGGTGGGATTTCGACCTGGAGACGGTAGCGACGTGGCGGTCACTGCTGTTCCAGCCGCTCACCGAGCAAGATGCCGTGGCGCTTGTGGAACAATGCGAAGCGCTACGAGCTTCGCGGGCGCGGTGAGGATCAGGAATCCGCTATCGCGTGCGGCGGGACGGCGCGGTCCGAAATGGAGCGGGAGCGCGTTGGAGGTCTGAGTGATCGCGTCAGCGGGTGGGGCGAGCGCGTAGCGCCCGCCCCGGACGTGCTGATCAGCGCGTCTCCATCCGGAGGCCGATGCGGAACTGCCGGCCGAGCAGATCCGAATAGGTGCTGTTCGCGGCCAAGCCTGTTTCCGGAAGCAGCAGCGGCCAGCGATCGAACAGGTTGGTCACGTTGATGAAGAACTGGGCGTTGGCGTCCCCGAACGTCACCTTCTTCGTCAGGTTGAGATCGGCATAGAACAGGCCGGACACGTGATTGTCGTCATAGGTCGGCGCCTGCGTGGTCGAGAGCGGGCAACCGGTGGAGCATTCAACTCCGTTCGCGACATATTTGCCCGAGCTGATTCCACGACCGACAGCGGTGATCGAGAAGTCCGGAGCGTCATAGGTGGCGCTGAAGCGATAGATCCACTTGGGCGTGGTGGCCTGCCCGCCGTTCACCCCGACCGAGTTGGTGATCACCGCGCCCGGAACGCCGGTATCGAGGATGTTGTCGATGTAGCGAGTGGCAACGCCGCGCAACGTGAAATTGCCCGCAGCGTCGGCAAAGAAACGATCCAGCGGCACGCGGTACGACGCGTCGATGTCAACGCCGCGTACCGTCTGGCTGGCCGCGTTGAACGGCTGGCTACGAACCAGCTTGTACGGCTGCCCCGGAGTCGAGCGGTTCGGATCATCGGAGATGGCGGCGCAGAAATCCTGATTGCCGACATAGCACAGGTCAAAGATGCTCTGCGCGCTGAACGTGGTGATCCCGTCCTCGATATCGATGTCGAAATAGTCGACCGACAGGTTGAAGCCCGGCAGGAAACGTGGCGTCAGCACGACGCCGGCATTCCAGGAATCGGATTTCTCGACTCGCAGGCTGGTATTGCCGGTCACAAAGCCGGAATAGCCGAAGGTCGCCGGGCCATTGGCGCCATCGCTGGTGTAGGCAGGGTTGCGCACGGAATCGCTGTTCGCGGAGCCGCCCTGATACAGTTCGTTGAGGTTTGGCGCGCGAATGTCACGCGAGCGAGTGACGCGAACCCGGATATCGTCGATCGGCTGCCAGGTGGCGCCCGCCTTCCACGTGGTGACATAGCCGGCAGTCGAATAATCGGTCGCACGCACCGCGCCGTTGAACTCCAGCCCGAAACCGAGCGGCACCACGGTTTCGAGGAAAACCTCCTTCACATTGTAGCTGCCGTTGGTGGGCAGGTAGTTGCCGACCGACCAGACGTTGGTCGTGGTCGGTTGCCCCGCCGAGTTGGTCGACGAGATCGGCTGGAACTGGGTCGGCACGAAGCCGCGAATCTTCTCTTCGCGATATTCGGCACCGGTGGCGATGCTGACGTCGCCGGCCCAGGTGCGGAACGGCGTGACCGAAAGATTGAAGGCAGCGTTATACTGCTCGACCACTTCGTCGCGGTACGGATCACCCAGCACGTAGGCGATGGCCGCCGGGTTGGCGACGCCGATGCCGAGGCGGTTCAGCGGAACGCAGTTCGGATCATTGTTCGTCGCACTGGTATCGACGTTGACCAGGCACTGGATGGAGCCTGCGGCATAGCTGCTGCCGGCCGGCGCGAAGGCAGCGGCCGTGGCGTTGTTCATCCGATTAATGTTCATGATGTTGCGCAGTTGTTCGCGCAGGTCGGCGCGGCCGTATTGACCGTAGATGTTCCAGATTGCGTCCTTACCGAACACCTCCGCGGTACCCTCGGCGCCGATCGCATAGCGCTGCACCTCGCGCTTGTTGTCGACCGCGCGGAATGGCAGGTCCGCCGCCGTCGTGGCGAGGGTTACCCCGGTGACGCCGGTCAGCGCCGACGGGCCAAGGGCGTTGTAGAGGAAGGCGTTGCATGTCACCGGCACAGGCACGGTGGTGCAACCCGTGGCGTTCAGCCCGATCCCGGTCGAGAGGTTCGGCCCGGCGTTGAAGAACACCTGCTGCCAATTGTACGAGCCTTCCGCGAAGATCTCGATATCGTCGGCGATCTCATAGCTTGCGCGGGCAAAGACGCCGCGACGATCGTCCTCCGGATCAAGACCGATGCGACGACCGGAATCGTTCACCTGCCAGCTGCCACCCTGCGTCAGCGAAGGGGCGGCCGATCCGGTGGGCGACGGGAAGGTGAGAGCGCCATATTGATATTGGTTGATCGAGCCGTTGTAGCCGAAATAGGTGCCGCGCAGCTGGTTGGCGCGAACGCCCGTGGAGCCGGTGATGAGGCCGCCGGGCGTGGAGTTCGCCGCGCCGACCTGGCGGCGGATCAGATATTGCGGCGTGGTGCTGGTCGCCGTCCAGTTCGGATCCTGGATGCGGACATAGCCCGTGGCGTTCCAGTCGCGATCGACCTCGAAGATGCCATCGCGATGCGCCAGTTCCGCGTTGAGGAGCAGGTGGCCGCGACCCTCGCTGCCCCAGGAGAGGCCGCCGGTGACCGAGAAGGAGTAATTGGCGCCGTCGCCCTCGCCGGTGATGCCGCTGTCGATCGCGACCTTCAGCCCGGTATACTTCTTGTCGAGCACAAAGTTGACCACGCCGGCCACCGCATCCGACCCATAGGCGGACGATGCGCCGCCAGTGACGACCTCGACGCTCTTGATCAGCGCCTGCGGGATCGTGTTGACGTCGACAAGGCCAGTGACGGTCGAAGCGACCGAGCGGCGGCCGTCGAGGAGCACCAGCGTGCGCGTCTCGTTAAGGTTACGCAGGTTAAGCGCGTTGATGCCGGCCTGACCGCTGGACAGGTTCAGGCGCGAGTTGGACGGACGCGTGGAGCCAGCGAGCGCGGGCAATTGGTTCACGAAATCCGCGACGTTGTTCGACGGCGAGGAATTCTGGATTTCCTCCTGCGTCAGAACGGTGAGCGGGGTCGGCGCCTGGAAACCATCACGCACGATGCGCGTGCCGGTGACGACCACGTCGGGCCCGCTGCTGTCATCGCTGGTGCCGGGCGCCGGATCGCCGATCTGCGCCGTTGCGACACTCGACGGCTGCGTTTGTGCCGCTGCTGGTGCGGCGAGGCCGGCGGCCAGGGCAATCAGCCCCGTCGTGCCGAGCATTGCCCTGGACAAGAAAATATCACGCATGTGCCGTCCCCCGAAAGCCCTTGAAACTGAACCTACCTGCCCGCGTCATGCTGTTGTCGCAGATCGCCGTTACTCTGGAACGTGCCGGTATGGGCGGAAAGGCGTCAAGAGGCGATCAGCTTACGTTTGTTTGTTGATCCATAGATCGCGCATATGGGGCGAGCATTCCGAGCACCGCATAACCGCCTTCTATGAGGTGGGACGCGCTTGTCATGGACGCGCGGCCTGGGAGGGCGTTAGCCTGCGGCGGGACCCACGACGAAAGGATCGCAATGCTCGACCGGCGCCTGTTTCTGCTTGGCTCCGCGGCGACGGCGCTGGTGTCTGTCGCATGCCGCGGCCAGACCGCTCCCGCATCAGGCAGCGTCCAGGTTGAGGGGCTGTCCGCGCCGATCGAGATCATCGACGATCGCTGGGGCGTGCCGCACATCCGCGCGCAGACCAAGGCGGATGCGTTCTTCGGACAGGGTTACGTCGTCGCGCGTGACCGGCTGTTCCAGATCGACCTGGGGCACCGGCGCGAGCTGGGCCGGATGGCAGAGGCGTTCGGGCCCGATTTCGCCAAGCACGATGCGGTGGCGCGGCTGTTCCATTACCGCGGCAACCTGAATGCCGAACTAGCCCGCGTGCCGGATGAGGTGAGGGCGTGCGTTGCCGGCTATGTCGCCGGCATCAATGCGCGCATCGCCGAGGTCGAAAAAGATCCTGCGCTGCTGCCGCTTGAATATCGCATCCTGGGCGTGATGCCGCTGCGCTGGGACATACGCGACCTGGTCCGCGCGCGCGGCAGCGCGATCGGCAATGCGGATGACGAGATCCGCCGCGCCAAGCTCGCGTCGCTGGGGCTTTTGGAGCTGGACGCGGTAGTTGCGCCGCTGCGCCCGGCGTGGAAGCTGGAGGTGCCGGCCGGGCTTGACGTGTCCAAGGTGTCCGACACGGATCTTGGCGTGCTGCAGATCGGGCGACTGCCGTTCGGTCCCGATACCCCGACGCGCGATCCGGACGAGCAGCTCGACCGGTCTCAGGCGGGGTCCAACGCCTGGACGGTCGCCGGCAGCCGCACGGCGACGGGGCGACCGATCCTGGCCAACGACCCGCACCTTGGCATCGGCGGCTTCGGGCCGCGGCACGTGGCGCATCTGACCGCACCGGGGCTGGACGTGATCGGCGGCGGGGCGCCAGGCCTTGCCGGGATCATGCAGGGGCATACCGATCGCTTCGCCTTCGGGCGCACCAACTTTCACATCGATCAGCAGGATCTGTTCGTCCTGGAGCTCGATCCGAACGACCCGGAACGCTATCGCCACAATGGCGGGTGGAAGCGGTTCGCGCGGTTCGAGGACAGGATCGCGGTGAAAGGCGGGCCGGCGGAGACGGTCGTCCTGCGGCATGCCGAACAAGGACCGGTGGTGATGCACGATCCGGCGCGCGGTCGGGCAACGGTGATCGGGTCGATCGGAATGCAAGCCGGCGGATCGGGTTCGTTCGCCATGGTGGCGATCAACCTGTCGCGCGACTGGAACAGCTTAAAGGAAGCGTTCAAGCTGCATCCATCGCCCACCAACTTCCATTATGCCGATGTGGAGGGGAACCACGGCTGGCAAGTGATCGGCTTCGTGCCGCAGCGAAAGAAGGGTGACGGGCTGATGCCGGTGCCGGGCGACGGGCGGTACGACTGGACCGGCTATCGTGATTTCCGTGCGCTGCCGAGCGAGTATAATCCGGCAAAGGGCTGGTTCGCCTCTGCCAACCAGAACAATTTGCCGGCCGGCTGGCCGCGCGATCGCATTCCCGCGTTCTCGTTCCGCGATCCGTATCGATATGAGCGGGTGGCCGACGTGCTGGCATCGCAGCCGCGGCACTCGGTGGCGGACAGTGTGGCGCTGCAGTTCGATACGCTCTCCACGCCAGCGAAGCAGTTCCTGGCGCTGCTGCCGAAGCAGCCGTCCGCAGGTGCGGCGGCTGCGGTGCGCTTGCTCGCCGGCTGGGACGCGCGGCTCGACAAGGAGAGCGGGGCCGCGGCGCTGTACGAGATCGTGTGGCGGAACCTGAGCGAGCGGATGCTGGCGGCGATCGTCCCTGAGCGGGCGAGCGATCTGGTGGACGAGATCGCGCCATCCGAACTGCTGCGCCGTGCCGCGAGCCGGCCGGCGATGGTCGACGCGGCGCTGGCAAGCGGATGGAGCGAAGCGCAACGGCTGCTCGGCCCCGATCCGGCAAAGTGGCGCTGGGGCAAGCTCCACCAAGTGCGGATCGCGCATCCGCTGTCCAGCATTCCCGCAATCGCGGCGGCTTTCCCGGCGATCGAGGGCGAGGGATCGGGCGGCGACAGCTATACGGTCATGGCGCGGTGGCTGGGCGGGGGGCCAGGCTGGCGCACCGGCGGCGGCGCAAGCTATGTGCAGGTGATCGACGTGGGGGATTGGGACAAATCGGTGATGCTGAACTTGCCTGGGCAATCGAACGATCCACGCTCGCGGCATTATCGGGATCAATATGCGCCGTGGATCAAGGGCGAGATGCAGCCGATGACGTTCAGCCGCGCGGCGGTGGATGCGGCGGCGGCGACACGCGCCACGCTGATGCCGAAGGCGGGCGGACAGTGATGGGCGGGAATGCACGCTCCGGACTGGCGCTGGCTTCGCTCTTGGCGATCGGTGCAGCGGGTCAGCCGAAGGTGGATGTCGTGATCCGCGGCGGGACGATCTACACCGGCGCGGAGACACCGCCGATTACCGGTGACGTGGAGATCGCCGGAGATCGCATTGTCTATGTCGGCCCGACGCGCGGAACGGCTGCCGGGCAGATCGTGGAGGCGAAAGGGCAGATCGTCGCGCCTGGCTTCATCGACGCGCATACGCATCCGGACAGCTACATCCGGTCCGACGATCCGAAGATGCGGCTGAACCTGCCGTGGCTGGCGCAGGGTGTATCCACCATCGTGATCGGCGTCGATGGCTATGGCACGCCAGATGTGGGGAACGATGCGCGAAAGCTGGAGGCGAGCGGGATCGGCACCAATGTGGCGCCGTTCGTCGGCTTCGGCGGGATCCGGCAGCGCGTGCTGGGCAAGGCGGATCGGGCGCCGACGCCGCCCGAACTCGCCGAGGAGAAGCGGCTGGCGGCCAAGGCCATGTGCGAGGGCGCCTATGGCCTTTCCGCCGGGCTGTTCTATCCGCCGCAGAGCTTCGCCAAAACGGATGAGGTCGCGGCGGTGGCGGCTGAGGTGGGCAAGCGCGGCGGCATGTATGACAGCCACCAGCGCGACGAATCGAACTACAACATCGGCCTGATCGCCTCCACCAAGGAAGCGATCGAGATCGGCCGGCGAGCCGGGGCGCCGGTGCATTTCGCGCACCTGAAGGCGCTGGGCGTCGACCTGCATGGCAAGGCGCCCGAACTGATCCGCACGATCGAGGAAGCGCGCGCCGCCGGGCAGGAGGTGACGGCTGATCAATATCCCTGGCTCGCCTCAGGCTCGAGCGTCGATGCATCGCTGGTGCCGGGCTGGGCGGTGGATGGCGGCTATCAGGCGATGATCAAGCGGTTCGATACGCCCGAGACCATGGCGCGGATCAAGGCGGAAATGCGCGAGAATTTGCGGCGCAGGGGCGGGGCGGAGTCGCTGCTGCTGATCTCGCAAGGGCAGCCGTGGACCGGCAAGACGCTGGCGCAGATGGCGACGACGTGGCAGCTTGATCCGATCGACGCCGCGATCCGCATCCTGCGTGTCCCGAACGCAAAGGGCACCGATCCAGCGGGAGCGGGCGTCGCGAGCTTCAACATGGCAGAGCGCGATGTCGATCTGATCATGAAGCAGCCGTGGGTGGTCACGTCATCGGACGGGTCGAACGGCCATCCCCGGCAATATGCGACCTTTCCCAAGCTTTATCAGGACTATGTCTTGAAGCGGCCGGTGATCACCATGGCGCAGTTCATCCGCCGTTCGACCGGTGCGACGGCCGACATGTATCGGATCAAGGATCGGGGATATCTGAGGGCCGGGGCCTTTGCGGACGTGGTGGTGTTCGACCCGGCCGGCTATGCGCCGCGCGCCGATTTCGTCCGTCCGCGCGAGCCAAGCGCGGGTGTCACGGCATTGTTCGTCAACGGGCGGCTGGCGCTGAAGAACGGCGCCGTCACCGGAACGGCTGCGGGCCGCGCGCTGCTGCGTTCGCGGCCGGCGAATTGCGAGCAATAGCCTCGCGTTATAGGCACAGATGCGAGCGCGATTGGCAGGGTGCCGCAAGCGCCATCTATCGTCCTGCACCATGACCATTCCGGCTCCATACCTGCTGTACCTCGGCCATTCGGACGACGAATTCGGCCTGAAGACCTCGCGCGGTCTCGCCACGTTCCGACGCGAGGATTGCGTTGGCGAGTGGCGTCACGACGATTGCCCGTTCAGCTTCGATCTGCCGCGCATGGACGCGGCGGCGGGCGCAGCGGCGGGCGCGAAGACGCTGGTGCTGGGCATCGCCAATGCCGGGGGCCGCTTCCCCGAATGGATGATGGAGGACGCACTGGCGGCAATCGCGGCCGGGATGAACCTTGCCTGCGGGCTTCACCAGCGGCTGAAAGACGAGCCGCGGCTGGTCGCGGCGGCAAAGGCAGCGGGTGTCCAGCTGTTCGACGTGCGCGATCCTCGGCCGG comes from the Sphingomonas sp. OV641 genome and includes:
- a CDS encoding amidohydrolase family protein — translated: MGGNARSGLALASLLAIGAAGQPKVDVVIRGGTIYTGAETPPITGDVEIAGDRIVYVGPTRGTAAGQIVEAKGQIVAPGFIDAHTHPDSYIRSDDPKMRLNLPWLAQGVSTIVIGVDGYGTPDVGNDARKLEASGIGTNVAPFVGFGGIRQRVLGKADRAPTPPELAEEKRLAAKAMCEGAYGLSAGLFYPPQSFAKTDEVAAVAAEVGKRGGMYDSHQRDESNYNIGLIASTKEAIEIGRRAGAPVHFAHLKALGVDLHGKAPELIRTIEEARAAGQEVTADQYPWLASGSSVDASLVPGWAVDGGYQAMIKRFDTPETMARIKAEMRENLRRRGGAESLLLISQGQPWTGKTLAQMATTWQLDPIDAAIRILRVPNAKGTDPAGAGVASFNMAERDVDLIMKQPWVVTSSDGSNGHPRQYATFPKLYQDYVLKRPVITMAQFIRRSTGATADMYRIKDRGYLRAGAFADVVVFDPAGYAPRADFVRPREPSAGVTALFVNGRLALKNGAVTGTAAGRALLRSRPANCEQ
- a CDS encoding penicillin acylase family protein, coding for MLDRRLFLLGSAATALVSVACRGQTAPASGSVQVEGLSAPIEIIDDRWGVPHIRAQTKADAFFGQGYVVARDRLFQIDLGHRRELGRMAEAFGPDFAKHDAVARLFHYRGNLNAELARVPDEVRACVAGYVAGINARIAEVEKDPALLPLEYRILGVMPLRWDIRDLVRARGSAIGNADDEIRRAKLASLGLLELDAVVAPLRPAWKLEVPAGLDVSKVSDTDLGVLQIGRLPFGPDTPTRDPDEQLDRSQAGSNAWTVAGSRTATGRPILANDPHLGIGGFGPRHVAHLTAPGLDVIGGGAPGLAGIMQGHTDRFAFGRTNFHIDQQDLFVLELDPNDPERYRHNGGWKRFARFEDRIAVKGGPAETVVLRHAEQGPVVMHDPARGRATVIGSIGMQAGGSGSFAMVAINLSRDWNSLKEAFKLHPSPTNFHYADVEGNHGWQVIGFVPQRKKGDGLMPVPGDGRYDWTGYRDFRALPSEYNPAKGWFASANQNNLPAGWPRDRIPAFSFRDPYRYERVADVLASQPRHSVADSVALQFDTLSTPAKQFLALLPKQPSAGAAAAVRLLAGWDARLDKESGAAALYEIVWRNLSERMLAAIVPERASDLVDEIAPSELLRRAASRPAMVDAALASGWSEAQRLLGPDPAKWRWGKLHQVRIAHPLSSIPAIAAAFPAIEGEGSGGDSYTVMARWLGGGPGWRTGGGASYVQVIDVGDWDKSVMLNLPGQSNDPRSRHYRDQYAPWIKGEMQPMTFSRAAVDAAAATRATLMPKAGGQ